A window of the Streptomyces albireticuli genome harbors these coding sequences:
- a CDS encoding Rieske 2Fe-2S domain-containing protein — protein sequence MKQRRRRPRPYDRELQSLRHPVGPERQGPVPVGWYFARFSRHLRRGEVVPVTYLAREYALFRTRGGQVGMIDSQCCHMGADLSRCGRVSEERLVCGFHAWEFGTDGTCRKIPGAGRVPSRAVQSSVPVTELGGIIWFWHGSPAPEPMDELAFAEDHRRHMYLGGEVLVCHADLLPIGEHVTDAAHWAYTHSPGRPMVSVQLTDEGRRFAFRIQPADADDSRIHHFRPYTLISMASPTTAVATPQPGPRAEGKPPRMAFIAAVSPVRPGVTLATWGLVVRKLGPDVPFWPVNRLWAAFLARLARHNHRADFDILRWMRPVARDLWSAADGPTVRAYRRFYRRNLPPAAEEPVAEGASGKG from the coding sequence ATGAAGCAGCGGCGTCGGCGCCCGCGCCCGTACGACCGTGAGCTCCAGAGCCTGCGCCACCCCGTCGGTCCCGAGCGGCAGGGGCCCGTCCCCGTCGGCTGGTACTTCGCCCGGTTCAGCCGCCATCTGCGGCGTGGCGAGGTGGTTCCGGTGACGTACCTGGCGCGGGAGTACGCGCTGTTCCGGACGCGTGGCGGGCAGGTCGGCATGATCGACAGCCAGTGCTGTCACATGGGTGCGGACCTGAGCCGCTGCGGCCGGGTGAGCGAGGAGAGGCTGGTCTGCGGTTTCCACGCCTGGGAGTTCGGCACCGACGGGACGTGCCGGAAGATCCCCGGCGCCGGCCGCGTCCCCTCCCGGGCGGTGCAGAGCAGCGTCCCGGTGACCGAGCTGGGCGGCATCATCTGGTTCTGGCACGGGTCGCCGGCCCCGGAGCCCATGGACGAGCTGGCCTTCGCCGAGGACCACCGCCGGCACATGTACCTGGGCGGTGAGGTGCTCGTGTGCCACGCCGATCTGCTGCCGATCGGCGAGCACGTCACCGACGCCGCGCACTGGGCGTACACGCACAGTCCGGGACGGCCGATGGTCTCCGTCCAACTGACGGACGAGGGGCGCCGGTTCGCGTTCCGGATCCAGCCGGCCGACGCGGACGACTCCCGCATCCACCACTTCCGCCCGTACACCCTGATCTCGATGGCGAGCCCGACGACGGCGGTGGCGACCCCGCAGCCGGGCCCACGGGCGGAGGGGAAACCGCCCCGGATGGCCTTCATCGCCGCCGTGAGCCCCGTGCGGCCCGGCGTCACGCTCGCGACGTGGGGCCTGGTCGTCCGCAAGCTCGGCCCCGACGTGCCGTTCTGGCCGGTCAACCGTCTGTGGGCGGCCTTCCTCGCGCGGCTGGCCAGGCACAACCACCGTGCCGACTTCGACATCCTGCGCTGGATGCGCCCGGTGGCCAGGGACCTCTGGTCGGCCGCGGACGGGCCGACCGTGCGCGCGTACCGGCGCTTCTACCGGCGCAATCTTCCTCCTGCCGCGGAGGAGCCCGTGGCGGAAGGCGCGTCGGGGAAGGGCTGA